A DNA window from Mastomys coucha isolate ucsf_1 unplaced genomic scaffold, UCSF_Mcou_1 pScaffold21, whole genome shotgun sequence contains the following coding sequences:
- the LOC116101551 gene encoding LOW QUALITY PROTEIN: MAPK-interacting and spindle-stabilizing protein-like (The sequence of the model RefSeq protein was modified relative to this genomic sequence to represent the inferred CDS: deleted 2 bases in 1 codon; substituted 1 base at 1 genomic stop codon) — MSDEVSLADALPEESSAKPSAVTNTKAGHSPQGWPGSPASPWSNPNAPPAMPSGLPPRSVAPSTVPFGPVPTGIYPSMLPTGQPPGPPGPSGPFPPSGPSCPPPGIPHPAPAVPGPGPTGPYATTNMPMPGLPRPYGAPTDPAAALGLWGAISSGPWAPGIEGXHPNMSGSYPTVPPPVSGALPVPWGTVPLGAWGPPALYRGPAGSHPMPGPHPTQNNPYQVPSGPAGAPPMPGGPHSYH; from the exons ATGTCAGATGAAGTTTCGCTGGCAGATGCGCTACCTGAAGAGTCCTCTGCCAAACCGTCTGCTGTGACCAATACAAAAGCTGGCCATTCTCCTCAAGGGTGGCCAggctcc ccagccagcccgtGGAGCAATCCAAATGCTCCACCTGCAATGCCATCTGGACTCCCACCGAGGAGTGTAGCACCCTCTACTGTGCCTTTTGGACCAGTACCAACAGGAATATATCCCTCCATGCTTCCAACCGGACAACCCCCAGGACCTCCAGGACCCTCaggaccctttcctccttctgGGCCATCATGTCCCCCACCTGGTATTCCTCATCCAGCCCCTGCTGTGCCAGGCCCTGGCCCCACGGGGCCATATGCTACAACAAATATGCCTATGCCAGGACTGCCTAGGCCATATGGTGCACCCACAGATCCAGCTGCAGCTTTAGGTCTGTGgggagccatctcttctggacctTGGGCACCAGGAATTGAGGGGTAGCATCCTAATATGTCAGGGTCATATCCCACTGTCCCTCCTCCAGTGTCAGGAGCACTGCCTGTTCCGTGGGGCACTGTGCCACTGGGAGCCTGGGGGCCACCAGCACTATATCGTGGCCCTGCAGGATCACACCCCATGCCAGGACCCCATCCTACTCAGAATAATCCTTACCAAGTGCCTTCAGGACCTGCTGGTGCTCCACCAATGCCTGGCGGCCCCCACTCTTACCATTAA